The Ictalurus punctatus breed USDA103 chromosome 17, Coco_2.0, whole genome shotgun sequence sequence TGGCTGTTTAAAAGCTTTTCATGGCCACGGTGTCCTTGTGGGATCGGTGTCGTTATCAGCAGCGTGCAGAAAGCTGGCGTGATGGTGGGACACATTTCAGTCTGGTGAGCTGCTCGGTTCTCTCGCTGTGAGGTGTGTTTGGATCAGGCTGGATTGTGAGGAGatctgtttgcaggctttctgcacATCTCTGAGGTCCTGAATCATCTGTTTGGCATGCAGGAGCTTTAGCAGTCGTTCCACTGTGGAATAAATCGTTCTTTTTCAGGTCCGACCCCtaacacatttctgtaaaggtCTTAAAAGCAACACATTCACTGTGTCTGAAAGTCACTACCTTATGCTCTATTAGCTTTATAGGAACagaaacatcaaacatcaatGGATACAAAGTGGTTTTGTGTATTAAATATATTCAGTgacctccattaatattggcacccttggcaaatatgagcaaagaaggctgtgaaaaaattgactttattgtttaaccttttgatcttttgttcaaaacattcacaaaaaatgctctgctctcgtggatattGTTTGATCATCCTAACCCTTACAGTTTATTTGTGAAATTCTTGACTTTCTTCCCATTTTCTTCACATTCACACGGTTGGTTAGAGAGGTTGAGACATGAACGGGAGTGTGTTTAGTTTCATTCTGTCATCCTGCGCTCTGAGATTTCTATTTTCAACATCTTGCAGTCAATAAAATCCACAGGTTTCTGATGCCGAATTCCTTTGCGGAGTTTCAGAATTCTGTGTTCCTTCATTCGCGATCCTTATCATCTAtcactcctgtgctttggattgttgtcttgctgcagaatCCAGTTCCACTTGAGTTTCaccttacggactgaagaccggacattctccgttaggattttctgctagagagcagaattcatgtttccctcaattactgcacattgcccaggccctgaagcagcagagcatccccacaccatcacagttcctccaccatgcttgaccgtaggtatgatgatatttttgtgtaattctgtttggtttacgccagatgtgacgggactcctgtcttccaaacagttccactttcacctcatcagtccacagaacattctcccaaaaggtttgaggatcatcaaggtgtgttttggtgaaattcagtcGAGTcgtaatgttcttctgggtcagcagtggttttcacctcgccactctgccatggagccgttttcccccagtgtctttctgatcgtggagtcatgaacagtgacctttattgatgtgaGAGAGGTCTGTAGGTCCTTCGATGTtctccttggctcttttgtgacttcctggatgagtcgtcgctgtgctgtTGGAGGAagtttggaaggtcggacacttctgggaaggttcactactgtgctgggTTTTTCCATTGGGAggtaacggctctcgctgtgattctttggagttccagagcctttgaaatggctttgtaacccttcccagactgatgtacttcaatcaccttcttcctcatcatctctTTCAGCTTTGGTGTAGTGTGTTATtaagtaagaccttttaaccaacttcatgctgttgataaagttctatgtaagtgtaggagtgattgaacagggtttgcagtaatcagacctggttgtgtctcgtccagctgaaccccgttatcaatgcagttccatagatttggggaattagtaactatgggggcaaatacattttcacacaggcccagttggtactggataacttttttgattCAATGAATAACTTTATCGTTTAAAATCTGTACTTTCTATTCACTCAGGCtgcatttgttttatctttgatttggttttaatttctgaaactgtTTAGTACgaggagagagaaacaaaaatataaaatactttatgAAAAAGACTTTTTCTCAGCACAATTCCATGTgaaggttttcccaggccaaCACACATGTTAAAAACAGTAGCCTTGGAACTCTAGTTTGGAGTGAGACAGGACAAAATGAAGTGTGCTCAGGCTTCTCTCCCAACGTCACTAACCAACTCTACGACTCTGGTGAAGATCGGAGATAAAAACTTGTTCCCCAAAAATCACAAAGACCCTCACAGGTGTGGGCTGGGCGAGAATTCTGGCTTTCTCAGACTTTCCCCAAATTCCCACAGTGGATATCTGAGGTCAAGACCTAGACAGGCTTTGTTTCCCTGACACACTCCAGCTGTAGAAAATGATCATTTACCCATTTGAAGGTTTTCTCATGTTAGATCGGAGAGTCTCGGACCTCGGGTTTGGAGTGTGATAGGATGGAATTAAACACACCCCCGTTTATGCCTCAACATCTCTAACTAACAGTGTGACTGTGAAGGAAATTTGAGAAAGTCaagcatttcacacacacaaaaaaaaaaaaagtgtaaggGTCTTTGTGGTTTTTTTGGGTCAAAGATTCAAGTCTCagattttccccaaattcacaTAATTGGTTAGAGAGGTGGAGACATGAACAGGAGCAAGTTTCCTTTCACTGTCACACTCCAAACCTGAGATCTGAGACTCTCAGATCTAACATGAGAAAACCTTCACCAATTAGCAAATGATCATCTTCTACAGCTTTGGAGTGTGATATGGAAATAAAACTTGTGTTCTTGTCTATGCCTTGACCTCACAGACCCAGTGTGTGAATTCGGGGAAATTCTGAGAAGGCTGAAAAGTTGACATTCTTAGATCCTCGTCACATCCACAGCGTTATCCACAGACACAAACAGGAGCATGTTTCATTTCAATATCACACTCCAAACCTGATTTCCAAGGCTTCAATTTCTGACATATTCCATTTACAGTGAGAAGGGGTTAGGGATTAGTGAAGAGGGAGaaggggttagggattagggattAGGGATTAGATAATAATGAGTAGGGGTTAGGGATTAGTGAACAGGGAGAAGGGGTTAGGGATTAGTGAACAGTGAGAAGGGGTTAGGGATTAGTGAACAGGGAGaaggggttagggattagggattAGATAATAATGAGTAGGGGTTAGGGATTAGTGAAGAGGGAGAAGGGGTTAGGGATTAGTGAAGAGGGAGAAGGGGTTAGGGATTAGATAATAATGAGTAGGGGTTAGGGATTAGTGAACAGTGAGAAGGGGTTAGGGATTAGTGAACAGGGAGAaggagttaggggttagggatTAGATAATAATGAGTAGGGGTTAGGGATTAGTGAACAGTGAGAAGGGGTTAGGGATTAGTGAACAGGGAGTAGGGGTTAGGGATTAGATAATAATGAGTAGGGGTTAGGGATTAGTGAACAGTGAGAAGGGGTTAGGGATTAGTGAAGCGGGAGAAGGGGTTAGGGAATAGTGAAGAGGGAGAAGGGGTTAGGGATTAGTGAAGAGGGAGAAGGGGTTAGGGATTAGTGAAGAGGGAGAAGGGGTTAGGGATTAGTGAACAGGGAGAAGGAGTTAGGGATTAGGGATTAGATAATAATGAGtaggggttagggattagggaacAGTGAGAAGGAGTTAGGGATTAGGGATTAGATAATAATGAGTAGGGGTTAGGGATTAGTGAACagggagtagggattagggattaGATAATAATGAGtaggggttagggattagggattAGACAATAAGGAGTAGGGAATCATGTGTAAGTAAGAACAGCATTAATGAAAAGACAACAGACGATTTTACAGGTTTATTTTGTTCTCCATGGTCAATGAGGAAACGCTCTACAGCCCTGTGCGTTCTCCATCAGAACATCACACACCGGATACCTGCGATAGCATGATTATTTTGAAGTGTTTAACCAAACCCAGTCCAGGAACACTGAATCCTGGTCTGTCCTGCTCTCTCTGCACGGCCGTGGAACgtgatgaagatgaagactGATCCCagcacttttacatttacacccAAACTGTTTACAGAGCAAAACTTACACTGAGAGAACATTCAGCTCAGCGTGAAATACagaagagagggggggggggggggggggggggggaagagagagagagggataagcgagagagagagagggtgaagagagagagagagggggagaagagagagagagagagggagaagagagagagagagagggagaagagagagagagagggagaagagagagagagagagagggtgaagagagagagagagagggagaagagagagagagagagagagggtaaagagagagagagggagaagagagagagggagaagagagagagggagaagagagagagggagaagagagagagagagggtgaagagagagagggtgaagagagagagagagggtgaagagagagagagaagagagggagaagagagagagaagcgagagagagagaagagagggagaagcGAGAGagggtgaagagagagagagagggagaagagagagagagagagggtgaagagagagagagaggagagggagaagagagagagagagagggtgaagagagagagagaagagagggagaagagagagagagggagaagagagagggagaagagagagagagagggagaagagagagagagggagaagagagagagagagggagaagcgagagagagagagagggtgaagagagagagagagagggagaagagagagagagggagaagagagagagagagggagaagcgagagagagagagggtgaagagagagagagagagggagaagagagagagagggtgaagagagagagagagagggagaagagagagagggaggagagagagagagggagaagagagagagagaagagagagagagagagagagagagagagagggagaagcgagagagagagggtgaagagagagagggagaagagagagagagagggtgaagagagagagagagggagaagagagagagagaagagagagagagagggagaagcgagagagagaagagagagagagagagggtgaagagagagagcacagcaGACGTGGTGTCTTAGCCACACCTATAGCTATTTAGCATATTTGTGAACTTTGAAATGAAACGCAGTGGAAAATGAAAAGTGAATGAAGgcatttttgtgttattaataaatgaattaaagatTATTGGAGTGAGTGCTGGAGAAATATTTTTGAAGATCTGACTGTAGGAATGAGAGATAAATAATTACAAGCAAgacattacattatataataataataataataataataataataataataataataataataataataatcagaccAATGAgctttaatccatttattattttagtgaTTCATGCATCATATTTTAGTTCAGTATAACAGACAAGCTTCATCCttttgggaggaaaaaaagcagTACTTTGTGCATAATCTCACATTTCCCCGAACACTCCTCACTCCTCACTCCTCACCctgctgtataaataaatatataaaagctgTATATAACAGTGTTCAGGATCCAGGCCTCAGAAAAACAGCGTCATGTTTCCGTCATTACCCCGAACAGGATTCTAAACCACACCAACgtacacacagttacacaaacatacacaccaGATGCATATTAACGCATGATTAAGATCTACAACACTGTACAGTGCGTGCACGTGTGAGTAAAACGTGTTTTAGGTGAGCAGGTCAGTGTGGAGGCCGATTCGCTGCAGAACCTCCTCAGGCATGCAGAAGACCGGATTCACCGCTTTAATCTGTTCATCACCCAGTAAAGAGAGACCGGCTACACCGAACAGAGTGTGGAACGGGTCcacctgtgtacacacacacacacacacacacacacacagtttttaatAATTTACCATCATTTTAATTAACTTCTTTACTGCAGTTTGGAATTTATCCAGTAGGGGGCAACGATGATGATAGTCATTTTTACTGCAATTATTAGcacacaaacaggaagtcaataacacacacaactaaaatcatatatcatatcgtatagtgtatattgtatcGTATATCATATCGTAGTGTATATTGTATCGTACATCGTATCGTGTATATTGTATcgtatagtgtatattgtatcgtatagtgtatattgtatcGTATATCATATCGTAGTGCATATTGTATCGTATATCGTATcgtatagtgtatattgtatcGTATATCATATCGTAGTGTATATTGTATCGTATATCGTATcgtatagtgtatattgtatcGTATATCATATCGTAGTGTATATTGTATCGTATATCGTATcgtatagtgtatattgtatcGTATATCATATCGTAGTGTATATTGTATCGTATATCGTATcgtatagtgtatattgtatcGTATATCATATCGTAGTGTATATTGTATCGTATATCGTATCGTAGTGTATATTGTATCGTATATCGTATcgtatagtgtatattgtatcGTATATCGTATCGTATATCGTATCGTGTATATtgtatcatatatcatatcgtagtgtatattgtatcgtatatcgtatcgtatagtgtatattgtatcGTATAtcatattgtatattgtatcgTATATCGTATCGTATATTGTATCGTATATCATATcgtatagtgtatattgtatcGTATATCATATCGTATATTGTATCGTATATCATATCGTATATTGTATCGTATATCATATCGTATATTGTATCGTATAGTGTATATCATATCGTATATTGTATCGTATACAGTGATTCAGCAGCTGTGCAACAATAACGGaaacaaagataaataaaaataaagatttgcAGGTGTTCACCTTGTGCATGTGACTTCAGTCCCAGCGTTGCAGCGTCATGTTCTCCGTTTCATGACATTTGATTTGgtgtaaaaatattatttctgtCTGATTCAGGATAATAAATATCTAGGCTCCAGCTCGCTGCTTGAACTCTAAGATCGTGAAACTCATTTATAAAGAggagaggaagtgtgtgtactGAAGTTCTACCCAAAGTTCACGTGAGAGACGAGCGATTGTTCATTTTCATCCTTTTCTACACGCGTGTGTGACACTGAGCCACGATTTCCACaccaaataacataaaaaatcGAATGTTTTCTCAGTTCTACGTAAAGGGTATGTATGACGTATGCCGCTGTAAACAAATCCAAACCGACTGTCTCGAACGATTCCTCGGACCAATCCTACGGCGCGAGACAAACGACTCATCACCTGCTGGTGTGAACGCACGGTAACTCCCACAAAAATGTGGAGAACTGCCAGCTGTAGATCGGATTTAGTCGGTTATCAGACGCGAGCGTTACCATGTCTCCGGGTCGGTCAGCGAATCCTCCCGTCTCCTCGTCCTGACACGCCAAGATAAACGTCCTCAGCTTGGCTTTATCGATCCAGTGAATCCTGCCGATGATCTTCAGCGCAGCGAGAACCCACCACGAGTAGCACACATCCGGCagctgacaacacacacacacacacacacacacacacacacacacacacacacatcagtatatAGAACCTTATCTCTTAACTCTTATCTGTACGATAAAACCATCAATACATTgtgactctcacacacacacacacacacacacacacacacacagacagacacacacacacagacacacacacacacacaggaggacAGATTAACACCCACTCAgtctcagacagacagatattaTCATTCTGATGTATCAGACTGGACCTGGGTCCACAGGGCCGgtgtttcattctctctctgcaTTTACGCAAAAATCCACAACAGGCTTCTGTGcttgtgtttttacatttttaattatttctgtcTCAGCAAAATGTTACCCAGTAACAGAGATTattcagctcacacacacacacacacacacacacacacacacacacacacacacagaatccgTGGCTATAACAGATATCTAACATCTTTACTCCTCATGTGAACATTACACTCTGCTGTACACACATAACTGCACATCATAATAAAGATCTTaagtgtttttctgtttttccagGGAGCAGTGATAACAGCAGCGGAGGTCAGATCACACAGGAACTCTTCTTCGACCTGGATACCAACAGACTCCTGCGTAAATCATCGGTACgagcgtttacacaagaaatgacGTTTTCAGAAAATCCGTTCAAAATCATTTCAGAACGTTCGTGTCCTTCTCGTGCTCCTGCGTGCGAGTTCATTCACACACGAGACTCACTAACGCAGACCTCGACTCCCTCGACTTCAGATCAAAGAATCTGCACGGATTACTGGCTTTTATACCTGGAATAAACTGGAGACGACGCTGTTTACGTGTGTTACACGTTTACGTTACACGTTTACGTTACACGTTTACGGCGTGTAGccgacgcccttatccagagccaATTACAGAAGAGCTTTGGATCAGAAACTCTTCCTCGTGCTAGTTCACTCGCTCGGGACtcagagctccatccagaacaTTCCGTCAAAACCACTCGCTAGATTTTATTGgctttaattaaagaatataaagataaataaagcgATTCAACACGCATCCATACAcgaagagaaataaaaccaaCCTTCAGTTATGAAGAAAGAAGCAGCGGTGTATAAACGGAGGACGGGCcggtctgtctgcctgtctgcctgcctgtctgtctgcctgcctgtctgcctgcctgtctgtctgcctgtctgtctgtctgcctgtctgcctgcctgtctgtctgcctgtctgtctgcctgcctgtctgcctgtctgcctggctgtctgcctgcctgtctgtctgcctgtctgtctgcctgcctgtctgtctgtctgtctgcctgtctgtctgcctgtctgtctgcctgtctgtctgtctgtctgtctgcctgtctgtctgcctgcctgctgACAGCAGCTCTGCGCATACAAACACCTCAGTGGATggaggatttattattattaataatagtaaatatttttattgccaCAGAAGTGAGTGAAACTAACTTATTCTGATCTTCAGTCTTCACCCTGACCTCTCGTTGTGTGCCCCCTGCTGTGTGAGGAACGCACTTACAACATATGCACACGAGCACGAAGACAATCAGCTTGactgaaacttttgtaaatccagCAGAAATCCTCTGACACAAACCTTTACACCACGATTATCAACAGATTATTAACAGATTATCAACAGATTATTAACAGGACGTTAACACACCTCACGGGATCAGATTTGGATTGGACTCTGATCACATTAAGGTGCTCACGTGACGGATTGTTATTCTGATTAAACTCTCAGTCCGTTAACGGATGAGTAAGCTTTACGTAAACATTGGTAGTGAAGTAATAAaggtggcgtgtgtgtgtgtgtgtgtgtgtgtgtgtgtgtgtgtgtgtgtgaccttctCGGGTCGGCCGTTGAGGCCTCCAGACGGGAGCTGTCTCTCACACAGCCACCACCCCAACAGATCAGCGTTCACCTGCTGGAGCTGTCCAGTGATGGAGAGGAAACCTGTACAGCAgtaaatctacacacacacacacacacacacacacacacacacacacacacacacagaggaaaatgAAGGCATGACTCAGAGTCAGTGGACTTCCTCATCTCAGTGGCTTTGCAGTGTGTGTAAACTACTATTATTCCGACAGGATCAGTTTTCCTGAGGTGTGCGTGTTCAGTGTTGTAGTTAgaggatgtgtgtatgtgtgtgtgtacgtgtgtgtgcgtgtgtgtgcgcgttctGACCTGTCCAGCGTGAGACTCAGAGCCGGGTCTGCAGCCGAAACCTCCGTCAAAGTTCATGCAGGACAAAACAAACTGCACCGCTTTATCCACATCCACTGCATCCAACCtgccctgaaacacacacacacacgcgcacacacgcgcacacacgcgcacacacaggcacacacacagctttttaattttatcttcagatttaaacagtttttactttattaaaaactgtttttttttatttattctgtctttcatccatttttctttttttttctttctttatttccgTCTTccattgtttttctctctctctctcttacttttaTCCCTCTATTTCtatattacactttattattattattattattattattattattactttctttttcatctttccATCCCTCCATCATTTCCAAATCCTCTATATTGTCAGTCAGGAGAAAGGGGTGTGGCCCCAGCCCATGTGACCCACCGCCTCACTTCCTGGTgtcactgtgtttttttctaAAGTACTTCCTGTTCTTCTTCACAGTAACGGTTCAGCCTGACGGTGGGAAAGGGATCTGTTTTTCAGTTCTTAGTACCTTAAAGGTTCCTGTTTGATTTATAACAgtaaagcatttttattatttataatacattcttcgtcttattattattattattattattattattattaaaaggttAAACCAGCTTGTgctgaattaaaataaagttgTGCAGAATAATAGATTTGATGAAATAAATATAGTATAAAACAATGAGGCTGTATTAAAGTTGTTTaaacaggaagaggaggagtgtgTACCAGCAGCGCGAGCGTGGCCACGGCACAGAAGGAGAACCTCGTATCGATCTCACCTGAGGAACACAGACCAACACACCTGTACAGTTTAGATTGTAGTAACGATGTTCACGtttatttatattccataaCAATTTTCTGCTCAGACGATATCTCCTCTCACCTGATTGGCTCACaggctcatttgcataaagtcatcactaaataaatgattctctaattaaatatgatttttttttaccccatttGTCTCCTGCGAACGATCCGTCCTCCTGCTGCAGTCCCCGAACGTACTCCACCACCTTATCAACATCGATGGCTTTAACACTGTCGTACAGGGTCAGGATCTGcaattaatcatcatcatcatcatcatcatcataacataaagaataatcataataatcataagaataataacatgttataaataataacatacttctgtacatgtgctttttttgttttttatttttaataaatttgcaaagatttcaaacagacTTCTTTCACGTGGTCATTATGGggaattgtttgtagaattttgaggaaaataatgaatgtgatCCATTTTGGAAAAAGACTGTAACATCACAACATGTgggaaagtgaagcgctgtgaacaCTCTCCGGTGCGCTGTAGATGTGATAAATTGACTTCTTATTGAGTAaactttcttgtttttttaaataaatgtatttggaTAATTAGTGTTTATAAATCacagttacacaaactgatgaGGTGatgcagtctgtgtgtgtgtgagagagagagacctgtacagcactgagtgtgtacaggaggtgtgtatgtgtgtgtgtgtgtgtgtgtgtgtgtgtgtgtgtgtgtgagagagagagacctgtacagcactgagtgtgtacaggaggtgtgtgtgtgtgtgtgtgtgtgtgtgtgtgtgtgtgtgtgagagagagagagagagagtgagagacctGTACAGCACTGAGTGTGTACAGGAGGTGCGGGTCGTGCCCCACACTGGCGCTGACGCCTCCACACTCGTGCTGACTCGCTTTAATGAAGTCGATGATCTCATCTCGGTTCATTCGCTGCAGCTGAGACATCAGATCCATCACAGTGAGACCCCAATAAATCCCACTCATCCTCAGGTACTCCgacagggtgtattcctgtatacacacacacacacagacacacagacacacttcaTTAGAGTATGTTGAGATGTGACTGGAgtgtaatgatggtgttgattaTGAACACTCACATAATCGTCTTTTTTGGAGCCGTAGGCAG is a genomic window containing:
- the rabggtb gene encoding geranylgeranyl transferase type-2 subunit beta isoform X2, with protein sequence MSGIYWGLTVMDLMSQLQRMNRDEIIDFIKASQHECGGVSASVGHDPHLLYTLSAVQILTLYDSVKAIDVDKVVEYVRGLQQEDGSFAGDKWGEIDTRFSFCAVATLALLGRLDAVDVDKAVQFVLSCMNFDGGFGCRPGSESHAGQIYCCTGFLSITGQLQQVNADLLGWWLCERQLPSGGLNGRPEKLPDVCYSWWVLAALKIIGRIHWIDKAKLRTFILACQDEETGGFADRPGDMVDPFHTLFGVAGLSLLGDEQIKAVNPVFCMPEEVLQRIGLHTDLLT
- the rabggtb gene encoding geranylgeranyl transferase type-2 subunit beta isoform X1, whose translation is MGTQVKDVVIKPDAPNTLLLEKHVDYIAAYGSKKDDYEYTLSEYLRMSGIYWGLTVMDLMSQLQRMNRDEIIDFIKASQHECGGVSASVGHDPHLLYTLSAVQILTLYDSVKAIDVDKVVEYVRGLQQEDGSFAGDKWGEIDTRFSFCAVATLALLGRLDAVDVDKAVQFVLSCMNFDGGFGCRPGSESHAGQIYCCTGFLSITGQLQQVNADLLGWWLCERQLPSGGLNGRPEKLPDVCYSWWVLAALKIIGRIHWIDKAKLRTFILACQDEETGGFADRPGDMVDPFHTLFGVAGLSLLGDEQIKAVNPVFCMPEEVLQRIGLHTDLLT